GTGACCTGACGCGTCGTCATGTCCAGCACGTGCAGGTTACCGAGGCGCCCGAGCACGAGCGCAAAGCGCCCAGTGTAATCGACCTCGGCGGTCCAGTCGATTTCGTTGGCGGGCATCGCCACGGGCTGCATGGTGCGGGTGGCCACGTTGGTCACGCCGAGCGTGCGCGTGGCGGGGCTCACCGGCTGCCCGCGAATGGCCATGCGCACGAGGAAGTTGGGCTGCCCTTCGCGCGCCCACACGGTGCCCACACCGAAGCGCGGGTCTGTGGCATGCGCCAGCTTCTGGAAGTTGACCGTTGTGCCCGTGGTGGTGACCAGCAGGGCGCCGTCGGCGCAGCCGTACAGCTTGCCCACCGCGTTCCCGGCCAGGCCATGCAGCCCCGGGCAGCTCGTATTGCGCGCCACCTCCTGCCCCTGCCGGTTGTACACCACCACGCCGTTGGGGAGCACCGGGTTGGCCGGGTCCTGAATGGAGGCCGACACGAAGCCGCCGTCGACGGTGGACATGCCGGCCCCATGATGCGCGTTGCCCGTGCGCACGGTGAGTACCGGCTGCGTGTTCCCCGCCGCTACCCCCTGTTCACTCCAGAAGCGCACGTTGCCGGAGCCGTCGAAGTGCACCGACACCATGTCGCCGTTGAAGTTGCCATGAATGGGCGTCTGGTCGCTGAAGCTGCCCACGATGCGGGGCGCCTGCTTCACGCCGCGGCCTGCCTGTTCGAAGACGCCGCCGTCGATGAACGAGATCTGGTTGCGCGTCTGGAAGTGGGCGAAGGCAATGCGCCCGCGGGCCGTGTACAGGTACGTCACGCGCGAGGGGAGGCCGCCCATGCTGTCCACCCGCTGCGCCGTGGCCACGTCGAACACCCGGGCAAAGGGGGCCGTGTCGGTCACCACCAGACGACGGAATTCCGCGGCGTCTGCCGTCGCGTTGCCGGCCGTGGGCGAGTCTTCGCCGCAGGCGGCGAGCAGGGCGACCCCGGCGGTCAGCAATCCGCGCGACGCGCGTGCAATGGGGCCGGCATTCGTTGGGCGAACGGGCAGAACGTACATGAAGACCTCGAAATGGCTGGTTGCTATTGAGTTGACCTTCTCAACAGAGGCAAGCCTAGCCTGTCCGTACTGATACGTCAATATCACCCATCACACTAATCGGCCGCCCGGCACGCCATGGTTCGGTATGGGTTCCCCTGCGCCCGCCGCTGCCGGCGTTGGCCGGGTTCGGCTGGCCACGCCGGCCGACGACGACGCCATCCACCGGCTCAACTACCGCACGTTCGTCGAGGAAATCCCGCAGCATCCGCCCAACACCGAGCGACGGCTGGTGGACCGGTTCCACGACCAGAACGTGTATGCTGTGTATGAGGTGGACGGCACGGTGGTGGGCATGGTGAGCGCGCGCATGCATCGCCCGTTCTCGCTCGACCAGCAGCTCGGGCCAGTCGAGGAGTGGCTGGCGCCGAATGCGCGTCCGCTGGAGATCCGGCTGCTGGCCATCGAGCCCGCCTTTCGCGCCACGCGCGTTTTCGTGCGTCTGGTGCTATTCCTCACCGCGTACTGCATGGCCGCCGGCTACGACGTGGCCGTCATCTCCGGTACCACGCGTCAGCTGCAGCTATATCGCCACCTGGGCTTCATCCCCTTCGGCCGGCAGGTGGGGCACGACGGAGCGTGGTACCAGCCCATGTACATCACACGCGAACGGGTCGCGCAGTGGAGCGCCGCCATGACCGTGGGCGGGGGTTTCCTCACCGGCCCCGTGGAACCGCTCCCCACCGTGCAGGCCGCGTTGGCCCGTCTGCCGATACCGCATCGGTCGGCGGCGTTCCGGCGGTGCTATGAGGAAGTGCAGGCGCGCCTCGGGGCACTCACGGGCGCACGGCACGTCACCCTGCTGCAGGGGTCGGGGACGCTCGCGAACGACGTGGTGGGAGTCCAGCTCGCGCAGCTCGACCCCCCCGGCGTGGTGGTGAGCAACGGCGAATTCGGCGAGCGGCTCATCGATCATGCCGAGCGACTGGGGCTGACGTATCGCGCCGTGCGCGTGGCGTGGGGCGAGGAGCTCGATGTCCATGCGATCGACGCGGCCATGACGTCCACGCACGCGCAATGGCTGTGGGCCGTGCACACCGAAACGAGCACAGGGGTGATGAACGACCTCTCCGTGCTGCGCACCCTCGCCGACCGTCATGGTGTGCGTCTCGCGCTGGACACGGTCAGCAGCGTTGGCGTGGTGCCCGTGTCGCTCGACGGCGTCTGGATGGCGACCGCCGTGAGTGGCAAGGGGTTGGCGGCCTTCCCCGGCGTCGCGATCGTACTGCACAACGACCCGCCTCTCGCCGCGTCGCGTGCGGCGCTTACGCGGGGGGAGCTGTCGCCGCTGGCCCCGCCGCCGTTTGCCTCACCGGCCGTGCACACCATTCCGCTTCCGGCAACGCGCTGCTCCCGCACGGCTGGCGAACAGCTGCGCGCACACGGTTGGCATGTGGGTTTCGAGAGCGCCTACCTGCTGCAACGCAACAGGCTGCAGCTGTGCCTGTTTGGTGAGTATTCACCGGCGGCGCTGGAGGCGCTGCCGCGAGCGCTGGCTACCGCCGCGCGTGGCGCGACCGCCGAGAGTTCGTCCGCCGATTCTCCCTTTGGCTGACTCTCCCCGCGCACGCCCTGCCCGGCTCAGAAGCCGATCGGCCCCAACCGGAAGAGACTCAACGGCCACGCCAGCGCGCCCGGTTCGGTGCCCTCAATGAACCATTCCCGATAGCGCCGGTCGGCCGGCGTGGTGCCGTCGGCCGGTTGCCCCGTGAGGCGGTCGATCTCGGCCGCCACCACACCGGGTGGCGGCGTCCAGCTGCCGGCGGTGCGCGTGTCGTACGCGGCCGCAATCACGCGGCCGGCAATGGGGGCCGCCAACGTACCGCCGGCCGCCCCCGGCGCAATCATCGCCGGCTTGTCGAAGCCCAACCACACGCCGGTCACCAACTCGGGCGTCATCCCCACGAACCACACATCGGTGTTGTCGTTGGTCGTGCCCGTCTTGCCGGCTACGGGGATGCGCGCCGGCACGATGCGCCGCAGCGCGGTGGCCGTGCCCCGCTCCACCACATCCTGCAGCATGTCGCGCACAATGAACGCCACGCGCGGATCCATGGCGGGGCGCATGGGCGCGCCCTGTGGTGTGAACACCGGGCGCCCCGCGCGATCGTCGATGCGCGCAATGAACCGGGGCTCGACCGACACGCCGCCGTTGTCGAATGCGGCGTACGCCGCCACGAAGTCGAGTGGCTGCACGACGCTGGCGCCGAGGGCGCTCGACGGATAGGGGGCAATGGACGAGCGCAGGCCGGTGCGTCGAGCGAGTGCGATGACGCTGTCCATGCCCACCGACATGGCGAGCTGCACCGCCACCGGATTGCGGGACTTGGTGAGCGCATCACGCAACGTGAGGGCACCGAGAAATGCGTGATCGGCATTGTCGGGCGAATACACCTGCCCGTTCTCGAGGCGCATGCGCAGCGCGGTGTCGGCCACCATGGCGTTGGCCGTGAGCCCCTGGCTCATGGCTTGCGCATACACGAAGGCCTTGAAGCTCGAGCCGGGCTGCCGGTTGCCATCGATGGCCCGGTTGAAGCTCGACCGCGCGTAATCCCGCC
This DNA window, taken from Gemmatimonas sp., encodes the following:
- a CDS encoding aminotransferase class V-fold PLP-dependent enzyme; translated protein: MGSPAPAAAGVGRVRLATPADDDAIHRLNYRTFVEEIPQHPPNTERRLVDRFHDQNVYAVYEVDGTVVGMVSARMHRPFSLDQQLGPVEEWLAPNARPLEIRLLAIEPAFRATRVFVRLVLFLTAYCMAAGYDVAVISGTTRQLQLYRHLGFIPFGRQVGHDGAWYQPMYITRERVAQWSAAMTVGGGFLTGPVEPLPTVQAALARLPIPHRSAAFRRCYEEVQARLGALTGARHVTLLQGSGTLANDVVGVQLAQLDPPGVVVSNGEFGERLIDHAERLGLTYRAVRVAWGEELDVHAIDAAMTSTHAQWLWAVHTETSTGVMNDLSVLRTLADRHGVRLALDTVSSVGVVPVSLDGVWMATAVSGKGLAAFPGVAIVLHNDPPLAASRAALTRGELSPLAPPPFASPAVHTIPLPATRCSRTAGEQLRAHGWHVGFESAYLLQRNRLQLCLFGEYSPAALEALPRALATAARGATAESSSADSPFG